Proteins encoded in a region of the Vicia villosa cultivar HV-30 ecotype Madison, WI linkage group LG5, Vvil1.0, whole genome shotgun sequence genome:
- the LOC131606090 gene encoding F-box protein At3g56470-like: protein MPHSENQRDLILKFNTFKSYQHRIKTKKTGNKAKENGEFVQLPWDMLDIICKALDFEDLLSFSGVCKSWRTFHKTNFLSSQEPLLVRFMIRNGSESYSFISIPNEKVYDLKMMTSFPRPKFTYVRVSSGYFIMACENNSFMLFNSFTRIKKVIQTPFPVDSHLFAQYEALLAFEKCSQEYVLVVLSYRFSCLYVYQTRHNGWVIYPTFKSEEVVVDFVVLNNIIYVVTNNANIGILNLNSGNIQFLNLKNTPPPKVPSRVPSNSFKLVNCDDQLLLFHSISSFQREVYKIDFSTMNYVEMDSLGDIALFYVSWRNCRALSNPERFGYQSNHVYEVNNLSQCTKFDWNDGFCPSKIYPYLGSRRDFNFFDWCFRHVKYQVDYSLVE, encoded by the exons ATGCCTCATTCTGAAAACCAAagagatttaattttgaaattcaacACCTTCAAGTCTTATCAACATCGTATCAAGACCAAGAAGACCG GAAACAAGGCAAAAGAGAATGGTGAATTTGTTCAACTTCCTTGGGATATGCTTGATATCATTTGCAAAGCACTAGATTTTGAAGATCTCTTATCGTTTTCTGGTGTTTGCAAGAGTTGGAGGACATTTCATAAAACAAATTTCTTGTCATCCCAAGAACCGTTGCTTGTTCGTTTCATGATTCGTAATGGTAGTGAATCATATTCCTTTATTAGCATACCCAATGAAAAAGTTTATGATTTGAAGATGATGACTTCCTTCCCGCGCCCTAAGTTTACTTATGTTAGGGTTTCCAGCGGATATTTCATCATGGCCTGTGAAAATAATTcatttatgttattcaattcgTTTACAAGAATAAAAAAGGTAATCCAAACCCCTTTTCCGGTTGATTCTCACTTATTTGCTCAGTACGAAGCCTTGCTTGCTTTCGAGAAATGCTCTCAGGAATATGTCTTAGTGGTTTTAAGCTACCGTTTTAGCTGTTTGTATGTCTATCAAACTCGACACAATGGTTGGGTTATTTATCCAACATTTAAATCAGAAGAGGTGGTAGTCGACTTTGTAGTtttgaataatataatatatgTTGTCACTAACAATGCAAACATAGGGATACTAAACTTGAATTCTGGAAATATTCAATTTCTAAACCTCAAGAATACTCCTCCCCCTAAAGTTCCCTCAAGAGTTCCCTCAAATTCCTTTAAGTTGGTTAATTGTGATGACCAACTTTTACTGTTTCATTCCATATCCAGCTTTCAAAGGGAAGTTTACAAGATAGACTTCTCAACCATGAATTATGTTGAGATGGACAGTTTGGGTGACATTGCATTATTTTATGTTTCTTGGAGAAATTGTCGGGCATTGAGCAACCCGGAGAGATTTGGGTATCAGAGCAACCATGTCTATGAAGTTAATAATCTATCACAGTGTACTAAGTTTGATTGGAATGATGGTTTTTGTCCATCAAAAATATATCCATATCTAGGTTCTCGGAGAGACTTCAATTTCTTCGATTGGTGTTTTAGACATGTAAAATACCAAGTAGATTATTCTTTGGTTGAATAA